A genome region from Sander vitreus isolate 19-12246 chromosome 21, sanVit1, whole genome shotgun sequence includes the following:
- the LOC144536742 gene encoding galanin receptor 2a: MNEYNINMNLSSVNFSSWKADSVVISLGFSVIFLVGTVGNSLVLAVLLRNGQMNTKTTNMFILNLGVADLCFIVFCVPFQATIYTLDEWVFGAAVCKVVHFIIFLTMYASIFTLTAVSLDRYLAICYPLRSREMRTPKNTLASICLVWALALVFSAPYLSYYSQIDLAGTVVCIPGWESKPRIIMDVCTFIFGYLLPVLVLGLTYACTIRYLWTSVDPVKDMSESRRSKRKVTKMIIVVAALFCLCWLPHHLVILCMWFGRFPLNHATYVLRILSHLVAYTNSCLNPIVYALVSKHFRKGFRKVFSCSLKRREVNKVHVVQAVNTVSSMEMSN; encoded by the exons ATGAATGAATATAACATAAATATGAATCTCTCCTCGGTGAATTTCTCCTCCTGGAAAGCGGACTCGGTGGTCATTTCTTTGGGCTTTTCGGTCATTTTCCTGGTCGGCACCGTGGGGAATTCTCTGGTCCTCGCGGTTCTGTTGCGCAACGGACAGATGAACACCAAAACCACCAACATGTTCATCCTCAACCTCGGAGTAGCGgatctgtgttttattgtgttctGCGTGCCCTTCCAGGCCACTATCTACACTCTGGATGAATGGGTGTTCGGTGCTGCGGTCTGTAAAGTCGTGCACTTCATCATTTTCCTCACCATGTATGCGAGCATCTTCACCCTGACAGCTGTTTCCCTGGACAG GTATTTGGCCATTTGCTACCCGCTCCGCTCCAGAGAGATGAGAACACCAAAGAATACCCTGGCCTCCATCTGCCTGGTCTGGGCCTTGGCCTTGGTTTTCTCAGCACCGTATCTCAGCTACTACTCACAGATCGACCTGGCCGGTACTGTGGTGTGTATTCCTGGCTGGGAGTCCAAACCACGCATCATAATGGACGTGTGCACCTTCATCTTTGGCTACCTCCTCCCCGTGCTGGTTCTTGGCCTCACCTACGCTTGCACCATCCGATACTTGTGGACCAGCGTGGACCCCGTGAAGGACATGTCCGAGTCGAGGCGGTCCAAGCGGAAAGTCACCAAGATGATCATCGTCGTCGCAGCTCTCTTCTGCCTCTGCTGGCTCCCCCATCACCTGGTCATCCTCTGCATGTGGTTCGGACGCTTCCCACTCAACCACGCCACCTACGTCCTCCGCATCCTGTCCCACCTGGTGGCCTACACCAACTCCTGCCTCAACCCCATCGTCTACGCGCTCGTCTCCAAGCACTTCCGCAAAGGCTTCAGGAAGGTGTTCAGCTGCTCGCTGAAGAGGAGGGAGGTCAACAAGGTCCACGTCGTCCAGGCGGTGAACACGGTCAGCAGCATGGAGATGTCCAACTGA
- the LOC144536679 gene encoding uncharacterized protein LOC144536679, translated as MVGHQLLPWMNNPTSGSISATSAKKEQEIYNNKSDKRPGWKSLLFDYQNISDGYLALTTVNNDLRRDNQLLQEHGARLHGQNQLLNRTADDLMSVNLALSFESAELMEQIGNLTSLNLHLAQEHERLLRHTSEQESKELNKSQTIKHLVDSNAQREQEVQRLSDVSGLLRDELVRAKERNQGLLEINDEFRGEVQNLSEKIGALSSAGCAKASERSTQLQERPLQEQKQNLSAVLMKERREAAERDTSRRNELQSIKEAYNSLDLYCPVVNLNTKERICKKCPDSWHQHETKCYYFSSQQLTWSSSRAWCQTRGGDLLVINSQPEQLF; from the exons ATGGTCGGTCATCAGTTGCTCCCCTGGATGAATAATCCAACGTCCGGCTCAATCTCAGCCACTTCTGCCAAGAAGGAACAGGAAATAT ATAACAACAAGTCAGACAAGAGGCCCGGATGGAAAAGCCTCCTGTTTGACTACCAGAACATCAGCGACGGCTACCTCGCTCTCACGACAGTGAACAACGACCTGCGAAGAGACAACCAACTCCTGCAGGAGCACGGCGCCCGGCTTCACGGACAGAACCAACTCCTCAACAGGACTGCAGATGATCTGATGTCTGTTAATCTCGCTTTGAGCTTTGAAAGCGCAGAGCTAATGGAGCAGATTGGGAATCTAACTTCTTTAAACTTACACCTCGCGCAAGAACACGAGCGGCTGCTTCGGCACACGTCTGAGCAGGAGAGCAAGGAGCTGAACAAGTCTCAAACTATCAAACATCTGGTCGACTCCAACGCCCAGCGAGAGCAGGAGGTGCAGCGACTCTCTGACGTCAGCGGCCTTCTGAGGGATGAGCTGGTCCGAGCGAAGGAGAGGAATCAAGGACTTCTGGAAATCAACGACGAGTTTCGAGGAGAAGTTCAAAATCTGAGCGAGAAGATCGGAGCTTTGTCGAGCGCCGGCTGCGCGAAGGCATCGGAACGCAGCACGCAGCTACAGGAGAGGCCGCTTCAGGAACAGAAGCAGAACCTGAGCGCCGTGTTGATGAAGGAGAGGCGGGAAGCAGCAGAGCGAGATACAAGCAGGAGAAACGAGCTGCAGTCCATAAAGGAGGCCTACAACTCCCTGGACCTCTACTGCCCTGTGGTTAATCTCAACACAAAAG AACGGATTTGCAAAAAGTGTCCAGACAGCTGGCATCAGCATGAGACCAAGTGCTACTACTTCTCCTCTCAGCAGCTGACCTGGAGCTCCAGCAGAGCCTGGTGCCAGACGCGGGGGGGCGACCTGCTCGTCATCAACAGTCAACCAGAACAG ctgttctga